A genomic segment from Bombus affinis isolate iyBomAffi1 chromosome 13, iyBomAffi1.2, whole genome shotgun sequence encodes:
- the LOC126923235 gene encoding slit homolog 1 protein-like has translation MLWTSRCSLILLLTTIASCMDATIDGFLEDETTTNAISTTTSAPVVTTISSLNKVEKAMVNSSNAVKSQDDENIQDPTHASSSPSSDMVWECPNITKAGVECSCDLPHTLRCTGDRTTLQIISKHLRFSRPGTISLLDVTVTGISLLPARFLEDVALHGLVVSTGELRRVHENAFIGLVTPLQALGLPNNLLDSVPTTALSHLVGLERLDLSQNKLKMLEAESFKGLSNLTYLDLCDNLLSQLSPQAFAAVPLLRSLRMRGNRLSVSALSALRGLKSLEELDLSNNLLLGPMGPNLLPQMPRLHFLTVSENELINVQQGALGGLRNLTYLSLSHNQIDVLEDHSFKYLSTLTRLDLANNRIVAVSSASLAHLERLTTLDLTHNFLRSLTADLVVPLKSLQDLRLDDNDITMVASDVPTSKLRLTKLSLADNPLNCDCTLLEFANWLSNSSLNEEDKSSAVCATPPALENGILTQVSPGSLLCGEPTPPIMTRLPLAGAQLTLKEFHYDKSTGINLLWHVEPCAEQYTCDNLIVYETIGDSEVQTDSSSLHCDSRMMRDPCSLPVAIPASLHLQPGHKYRYCVVLLVPNSYDDVSLGLGCSDVITLEESKRELQQDQETTVSEFSSSLDTKITAVHVNVSDQGFLHVDVSLSISKKSNLPECELSVIVFDAESAVHKQKLNCSLTFVTLGVLLPGHYKVCASLDDVNEEDVIANFVDNRDRLRCVEVQGFKQNTELIVLAIIGASCVLLITIAVIGRSVLRRVRHPRIQTQCFLPAQEFEITHKAHYIKLLATTKV, from the exons ATGCTGTGGACGTCTCGATGCTCCCTAATCTTATTGTTAACAACGATAGCGTCTTGCATGGACGCAACGATAGATGGTTTCTTGGAAGATGAAACGACCACCAACGCGATCTCTACGACCACCTCGGCACCAGTGGTCACAACCATATCTAGTTTAAATAAAGTCGAAAAGGCGATGGTTAATTCGTCAAATGCGGTAAAAAGCCAGGATGATGAAAATATTCAAGACCCGACCCACGCATCCTCCTCGCCTTCTTCTGACATGGTTTGGGAGTGTCCAAATATTACAAAAGCAGGCGTTGAGTGTTCTTGCGACTTACCACACACGTTGAGATGCACCGGTGATAGAACAACACTGCAG ATTATCAGCAAACATTTGAGATTCAGTCGTCCAGGAACGATCTCCTTATTGGATGTAACAGTGACAGGAATCTCTTTGCTACCAGCGCGCTTTCTGGAAGATGTTGCTTTGCACGGACTCGTTGTTTCTACCGGAGAATTGAGACGCGTCCATGAAAACGCTTTTATTGGTCTTGTAACACCTCTTCAAGCCCTTGGACTTCCGAACAATTTATTAGATTCTGTACCTACTACGGCTTTGTCGCATTTGGTCGGCTTAGAAAGGTTGGATCTATCTCAGAATAAACTAAAGATGCTAGAAGCTGAGTCTTTCAAG GGATTATCAAACCTGACATATTTAGATCTGTGCGACAATTTATTGTCACAATTATCGCCCCAAGCTTTCGCTGCAGTACCTTTGCTACGCTCATTGAGGATGCGTGGTAATCGTTTAAGCGTATCTGCTCTCTCAGCACTCAGAGGGCTTAAAAGTTTGGAGGAGCTTGATCTGTCTAACAATCTATTATTAGGTCCAATGGGTCCAAATCTTCTTCCTCAAATGCCACGATTACATTTTCTTACCGTGTCCGAAAACGAACTAATAAATGTACAGCAAGGAGCCCTTGGGGGTTTAAGGAATTTAACTTATCTGAGCTTAAGCCATAATCAG ATTGATGTACTCGAAGATCATTCGTTTAAATATTTGTCGACTCTTACCAGACTGGATTTAGCAAATAATCGAATCGTTGCGGTATCCAGTGCTTCTTTGGCACACTTGGAAAGACTAACAACACTGGATTTGACTCATAATTTTCTGCGATCTCTGACTGCTGACTTAGTCGTACCACTAAAAAGTCTTCAAGATCTACGTCTCGATGATAATGATATCACAATGGTGGCCAGCGATGTACCAACGTCCAAATTACGACTCACAAAACTTTCTTTGGCCGATAATCCTTTGAATTGTGACTGTACGCTTCTAGAATTCGCCAACTGGTTAAGCAACTCCAGCTTGAACGAGGAAGATAAATCTTCGGCGGTCTGCGCAACTCCACCCGCTTTGGAAAATGGTATACTGACACAAGTCTCTCCCGGTAGTCTCCTTTGTGGAGAGCCGACACCACCAATCATGACCAGACTGCCTTTAGCTGGTGCTCAATTAACATTGAAAGAATTTCACTATGATAAATCAACTGGTATCAATCTCTTATGGCATGTAGAACCATGTGCAGAACAGTATACATGTGATAATTTAATTGTCTATGAAACCATAGGTGACAGTGAGGTTCAAACAGATTCTAGTTCTCTTCATTGCGATTCTCGTATGATGAGAGATCCCTGTTCACTCCCGGTTGCCATACCTGCCTCATTACATTTACAACCAGGCCATAAATATCGCTATTGTGTAGTGCTTCTAGTACCAAATAGTTATGATGATGTTTCTTTAGGTTTGGGTTGCAGTGATGTAATTACATTAGAAGAATCTAAACGAGAGTTACAGCAAGATCAAGAAACTACAGTATCAGAGTTTTCTTCATCATTAGATACTAAAATAACTGCAGTACATGTAAACGTATCTGACCAAGGCTTCTTGCATGTCGATGTTAGTTTATCAATCTCAAAAAAGTCGAATCTGCCTGAATGCGAACTCTCTGTTATCGTTTTTGACGCTGAATCTGCGGTGCATAAACAAAAACTGAATTGCAGTTTAACGTTTGTAACATTAGGGGTATTGTTGCCTGGTCACTATAAAGTTTGCGCAAGTCTTGATGATGTCAATGAAGAAGATGTTATTGCAAACTTTGTAGATAACCGAGATAGATTACGCTGCGTTGAAGTGCAAGGGTTCAAACAAAATACAGAGCTAATTGTTCTAGCGATAATCGGAGCTAGTTGCGTTCTTTTAATCACAATTGCAGTAATTGGTAGAAGCGTTCTGAGAAGGGTAAGACATCCTAGGATACAGACACAATGTTTCCTGCCAGCACAGGAATTTGAGATAACTCATAAAGCACATTACATTAAATTACTAGCTACGACAAAAGTTTAA